From a region of the Daphnia magna isolate NIES linkage group LG1, ASM2063170v1.1, whole genome shotgun sequence genome:
- the LOC116932038 gene encoding L-asparaginase-like isoform X2, which produces MMRNENGALVPMANALERMIRKAIHLHDEKYATARFGAGNTHKAPLALPSLGPDAKRILYTIYEYEPLLDSSNMTMDDWINIAKDLRRSYELFDGFVILHGTDTLSYTASALSFMLENLGKTVIVTGSQIPIFEIRSDGRDNFLGALIVAGTYCIPEVCVFFNHKLYRGNRTVKRSNGSLDAFDSPNLPSLAHFGIDVHVEYRSVFRPVTIDRFRVHSILNRNVCLLRLFPSITIQTVRALLHPPIEGIVMQTYGSGNVPSNRLDLIDELRRATKNGVLIINTTQCCHGAVQAIYETGAALLEAGVIPGADMTPEAALTKLSYVLSKDEWDLETKRQMMMTNLRGELTLPHTKLDKEMELVEALARSLHLSSSEEMEQLKDVLFPSLICSAVKTGDLYKLESLERYGANLSAGDVDGRTPLHAAASEGRLAVVEFLLGRGASVHSRDRSGNTPLMSAVTGDHNDVIAVLVQCGAHLTSGPHTIGEMLCSAAARGNVKRLISLMEAGADLNQPDVSNRTALHLAAHHNQESCVIFLLKNRALRDKKDDFGLTPADVARKFEHGNILKMLSVSEENYV; this is translated from the exons cttTGGTGCCCATGGCCAACGCCCTGGAACGGATGATACGGAAAGCCATTCATTTGCACGATGAGAAATACGCGACGGCCCGTTTTGGCGCCGGCAATACGCACAAGGCTCCGTTAGCACTGCCATCGCTCGGTCCTGATGCCAAACGCATTCTCTATACTATTTACGAATATGAGCCACTCTTGGACTCGTCCAATATGACGATGGACGACTGGATCAATATCGCCAAAGATCTGAGG AGATCATACGAACTCTTTGACGGCTTCGTCATCCTCCACGGCACTGATACGTTGTCCTACACGGCTTCGGCGTTGTCTTTCATGTTGGAGAACCTGGGCAAAACGGTGATAGTCACCGGGTCGCAAATTcccatttttgaaataaggAGCGATGGGCGGGATAACTTTCTCGGTGCTTTGATCGTTGCTGGAACCTATTGCATACCAGAAGTGTGCGTCTTTTTCAACCACAAGCTCTACCGGGGCAATCGGACAGTCAAACGCTCCAACGGTTCCCTGGACGCGTTTGATTCGCCAAACTTGCCGTCTCTCGCCCACTTTGGCATCGACGTACATG tgGAATACAGATCTGTGTTTAGACCGGTGACGATCGATCGATTTCGTGTCCATTCCATTTTAAACCGCAACGTATGTTTGCTTCGCCTTTTTCCCAGTATCACTATTCAAACTGTTCGAGCTCTTCTACATCCGCCCATTGAAGGCATTGTTATGCAAACTTATGGCTCGG GTAACGTCCCATCGAATCGTCTGGATCTCATTGACGAGCTCCGTAGGGCCACAAAGAATGGTGTCTTGATTATCAATACCACGCAATGCTGCCATGGCGCTGTTCAGGCTATTTACGAAACTGGAGCCGCACTTCTGGAAGCCGGAGTTATACCTGGTGCTGATATGACACCTGAAGCTGCCCTAACGAAATTGTCGTACGTTTTGTCAAAAGATGAGTGGGATCTTGAAACCAAGAGGCAAATGATGATGACCAATTTACGGGGTGAATTGACGCTTCCACACACAAAACTGGATAAAGAAATGGAGCTGGTTGAAGCTTTAGCACGTTCCTTGCATTTGTCTTCAAGTGAAGAAATGGAACAACTCAAAGACGTTCTTTTCCCCTCACTTATTTGTTCAGCCGTCAAG ACGGGCGATTTGTATAAATTAGAATCCTTGGAGAGATATGGTGCTAACTTGTCTGCTGGTGATGTTGATGGTCGAACTCCGCTTCATGCGGCAGCTAGTGAAGGACGTTTGGCCGTTGTTGAATTTCTGCTGGGCAGAGGAGCCTCCGTCCATTCGAGAGATCGTTCAGGAAATACGCCGTTAATGTCGGCAGTTACAGGAGATCATAACGATGTA ATAGCTGTATTGGTGCAATGTGGGGCTCACTTGACGTCGGGACCTCACACAATTGGTGAAATGTTGTGCAGTGCTGCTGCTAGAGGAAATGTGAAACGACTAATCTCGTTGATGGAAGCTGGGGCTGACCTTAACCAGCCAGATGTCAGCAATCGAACAGCATTACATTTAGCTGCGCACCACAATCAg GAATCCTGTGTTATCTTCCTATTGAAGAACCGAGCGTTACGCGATAAGAAGGATGACTTTGGACTTACACCTGCTGATGTGGCTCGAAAATTTGAACATGGAAATATTCTCAAAATGTTATCCGTTTCCGAGGAAAATTATGTTTAA